The segment TCAGTGCCGGTGGCGGGGCGACGGCGCCGCGGGGGTGCCCCGGTGGGCTCGTGCCATGCCAGGTCCACGGCGACCGCAGGCGGAACAGGGCCGAGTTGTTCGCCGCGTTCGGCGATGTAGACGACCGTCCGCCCCTGTGTGTCCATGGTCGCGGTGATGCCGGCGATCGTGTGCTCCAGCGGGAAGAGAGGGTTGATGGCCAGGCGCGCAGGTGCGCTGCGGTCGAAGGCGGACAGGCGGTCGATGACCTCGCCGACGGTGATCTCGCGATCCAACAGGTTCTCCTTCATGAGCAGAGTGGGGCCGTCTTGCGGGCGGCCCGGGCGCTGTTCAGCCCAGGGTCACGGGGCGGGAGGTGACCAGTACGTGCGCGACGGCGGCCGCGACGAGCTCGGCGGGCGTGTCGACGTCGAACGAGACGTGGTAGCCGGGGAACTCTGCGGGCCCGGTGACCGCGAGTTTCCAGCCCTCGCCGTCGGTGCCGGGGCGTCCGGTGGGGAACCAGCCAAGGTAGAAGCGGCCGTCCTTGCTGCTGATGTGGTGATCGGCCCGGTCGTCCACGATGAGGTTGAAGTCCTCGGCGTTGAACTGGTCGATCACGCTGGACGGCTGCCCTGGACCGACTTGCCAGGAGCGGAGCCTCAGCGCCTCGATCGTCGTGGCGAACCCGTGTTTCGAACCTTCCGCAGCCATGAGTGAACACCTCTCTGACCTGGGGTTTCTTGGGAAGGTGTCTACGTTGACATCGGTTGCCGCGCTCCACCAGTCCTTTGCCTCTCTTTCCTGTCTGCCCCAGGCGAACTGGATCCCCCGAGGATCTGTGGGATCTCAGAAACCACGCCGCATTCTCAGCATCAGCTGCATACCAGCGCCATTTATGGCGTGGTCCGGAGACCTGCAGTTCACTGCTTACTCTTTCGGAGGGTGCGGGCCGGGTCCCGGCAGTCGCTGTCGACGACGACAGGCATCGTGGCTGTGCAAGGCATCACCCGGGCTGGGAGTGCGCCG is part of the Streptomyces katrae genome and harbors:
- a CDS encoding DUF317 domain-containing protein, giving the protein MAAEGSKHGFATTIEALRLRSWQVGPGQPSSVIDQFNAEDFNLIVDDRADHHISSKDGRFYLGWFPTGRPGTDGEGWKLAVTGPAEFPGYHVSFDVDTPAELVAAAVAHVLVTSRPVTLG